Proteins from a genomic interval of Cupriavidus sp. WKF15:
- a CDS encoding alpha-ketoacid dehydrogenase subunit beta: MARKLSIKLAINEAIDQEMTRDPSVIMLGEDIVGGAGADGEKDAWGGVLGVTKGLYAKHGDRLLDTPLSESAYVGAAIGAAACGMRPIAELMFIDFMGVCFDQIFNQAAKFRYMFGGKAETPVVIRAMVGAGFRAAAQHSQMLTPLFTHIPGLKVVCPSTPYDTKGLLIQAIRDNDPVIFCEHKNLYGLEGDVPEGAYTIPFGEANIARDGKDVTIVAYGLMVHRALEAAATLAKEGVEAEVIDLRTLSPLDMDTVLESVENTGRLVVVDEASPRCNIATDISAQVAQQAFGALKAGIEMVCPPHTPVPFSPTLEDLYIPSAAHVVEAVRKTMKGGKH; this comes from the coding sequence ATGGCTCGCAAACTGAGCATCAAGCTGGCGATCAACGAGGCGATCGACCAGGAAATGACGCGTGACCCCAGTGTGATCATGCTGGGCGAGGATATCGTCGGCGGCGCCGGCGCGGACGGCGAGAAGGACGCCTGGGGCGGCGTGCTGGGCGTGACCAAGGGCCTGTACGCCAAGCATGGCGACCGGCTGCTCGATACACCGCTGTCCGAATCGGCCTACGTGGGGGCGGCCATTGGCGCGGCGGCCTGCGGCATGCGGCCCATCGCCGAACTGATGTTCATCGACTTCATGGGCGTGTGCTTCGACCAGATCTTCAACCAGGCCGCCAAGTTCCGCTACATGTTTGGCGGCAAGGCCGAGACACCGGTGGTGATCCGCGCCATGGTCGGTGCGGGCTTCCGCGCGGCCGCGCAGCACAGCCAGATGCTGACGCCGCTGTTCACGCATATCCCGGGCCTCAAGGTGGTGTGCCCGTCCACGCCGTATGACACCAAGGGGCTGCTGATCCAGGCCATCCGCGACAACGACCCCGTGATCTTCTGCGAGCACAAGAACCTGTACGGGCTCGAAGGCGACGTGCCGGAGGGCGCCTACACCATCCCGTTTGGCGAGGCCAATATCGCGCGGGACGGCAAGGACGTGACCATCGTCGCGTACGGGCTGATGGTGCACCGTGCGCTGGAGGCCGCGGCAACGCTGGCGAAGGAGGGCGTGGAAGCCGAAGTCATCGACCTGCGCACGCTGTCGCCGCTGGACATGGACACGGTGCTCGAATCGGTCGAGAACACCGGGCGGCTGGTGGTGGTGGATGAGGCCAGCCCGCGCTGCAATATCGCGACCGACATTTCGGCGCAGGTGGCGCAGCAGGCGTTCGGCGCGCTCAAGGCCGGCATCGAGATGGTCTGCCCGCCGCATACGCCGGTGCCGTTTTCGCCGACGCTGGAAGACCTGTATATCCCCAGCGCCGCGCATGTCGTGGAGGCGGTGCGCAAGACCATGAAGGGAGGTAAGCACTGA
- a CDS encoding acetoin dehydrogenase dihydrolipoyllysine-residue acetyltransferase subunit: MAAAITPIVMPKWGLSMKEGTVNAWLVDEGAQISVGMPILDVETDKIANAVEAPDAGTLRRKVAGVGDVLPVKALLGVLASAEVSDAEIDAYIAAYETPADDGDEEEAGPAYQYVDVDGIRVRYARKGDAEQAVLFLHGFGGDLDNWLFNLDAFADAYTVVALDLPGHGQTSPRLAGTTLAEMAGFVARFLDAAGIDAAHVVGHSMGGGIAAQLAVDAPQRVLSVALVSPAGMGDEINNGYTEGFVSAQSRRELKPVIELLFANPDLVSRQMLDDLLRYKRLDGVQESLSALGDSLFAQGRQREQPGQRLADTGKRTLVVWGAQDRIIPSAHAQNAPAGATVKVFDDAGHMSQMEKASDFNALLRKHLAG; encoded by the coding sequence ATGGCCGCGGCAATAACCCCGATCGTGATGCCCAAGTGGGGCCTGTCGATGAAGGAAGGCACCGTCAATGCCTGGCTCGTCGACGAAGGTGCCCAGATCTCGGTGGGCATGCCGATCCTCGATGTGGAAACCGACAAGATCGCCAATGCCGTCGAGGCGCCCGACGCCGGCACCCTGCGCCGCAAGGTCGCTGGGGTGGGGGACGTGCTGCCGGTCAAGGCCTTGCTTGGCGTGCTGGCGTCAGCGGAGGTGAGCGATGCGGAAATCGATGCCTATATTGCGGCTTACGAAACGCCGGCGGACGACGGCGACGAGGAGGAGGCCGGACCTGCGTACCAGTATGTCGACGTCGACGGCATCCGCGTCCGCTACGCCCGCAAGGGTGACGCGGAGCAGGCCGTGCTCTTCCTCCACGGATTTGGCGGTGATCTGGACAACTGGCTGTTCAACCTCGACGCCTTCGCCGATGCGTACACCGTGGTGGCGCTTGACCTGCCCGGTCACGGACAGACGTCGCCGCGGCTCGCGGGCACGACGCTGGCGGAGATGGCCGGCTTTGTAGCACGCTTCCTGGACGCGGCAGGTATCGACGCAGCGCACGTAGTGGGCCATTCCATGGGCGGCGGCATCGCCGCGCAGCTTGCCGTGGATGCGCCGCAGCGCGTGCTGTCGGTGGCGCTGGTTTCGCCGGCGGGCATGGGCGACGAGATCAACAACGGCTATACCGAGGGCTTTGTCAGCGCGCAGTCGCGGCGCGAGCTCAAGCCCGTGATCGAGCTGCTGTTCGCCAACCCGGACCTGGTCAGCCGGCAGATGCTGGACGACCTGCTGCGTTACAAGCGGCTCGACGGCGTGCAGGAATCGCTGTCGGCGCTCGGCGACAGCCTGTTCGCGCAGGGCCGCCAGCGCGAACAGCCAGGGCAGCGGCTGGCCGATACCGGCAAGCGCACGCTGGTGGTCTGGGGCGCGCAGGACCGGATCATTCCCAGCGCGCACGCGCAGAACGCGCCGGCCGGCGCTACGGTGAAGGTGTTCGACGATGCCGGGCACATGAGCCAGATGGAAAAGGCCAGCGATTTCAACGCGCTGCTGCGCAAGCACCTGGCCGGCTGA
- a CDS encoding carboxymuconolactone decarboxylase family protein: MTTDLKNRLSQINRQFSALGQAQPAAMSAFQGLMKSATQEGSLPAAVKELVAVALAVQKGCDDCVLFHTSQAVRHHATREQLAEVLAINIEMGGGPGAMYASKALAYFDALNA; encoded by the coding sequence ATGACCACTGACCTCAAGAACCGGCTCAGCCAGATCAACCGCCAGTTTTCGGCGCTCGGCCAGGCGCAGCCTGCCGCGATGAGCGCCTTCCAGGGGCTGATGAAGTCCGCGACGCAGGAGGGCAGCCTGCCCGCTGCCGTCAAGGAACTGGTTGCCGTTGCGCTGGCCGTGCAGAAGGGCTGCGACGATTGCGTGCTGTTCCACACCAGCCAGGCCGTGCGCCATCACGCCACGCGGGAGCAGCTTGCGGAAGTGCTCGCCATCAATATCGAGATGGGGGGCGGGCCTGGCGCCATGTATGCGTCAAAGGCGCTGGCCTACTTCGATGCACTGAACGCATAG
- a CDS encoding lipoate--protein ligase family protein: protein MTFAFIEPHPSEDDPLQAELALLDLAAQGSQAAQLWEAPVSLVVPRSYLRYERFEAARDRFARRGCPVWLRMSGGGLVPQGPGILNLSLAYSVDGPPGALSEAVYLHLCEVVGRALRTLGVETHWQAVNGSFCDGRFNLAWGPPGQARKIAGTAQYWRRAPAAAQAPDGQRHLVLAHAVLLVSADPVSITQRANDFEAEAGTGRHYDADKVVSVQQAMGAADEDGAGLMEQVLGALRASVAVTPPHA, encoded by the coding sequence ATGACATTTGCGTTCATCGAACCCCATCCTTCCGAGGACGACCCGCTGCAGGCCGAACTTGCGCTGCTGGATCTTGCCGCGCAAGGCAGCCAGGCCGCCCAGTTGTGGGAGGCTCCGGTTTCACTGGTGGTGCCGCGCAGCTACCTGCGATACGAGCGGTTCGAAGCCGCGCGCGACAGGTTCGCGCGACGCGGCTGCCCGGTCTGGCTGCGCATGTCGGGCGGCGGGCTGGTGCCGCAAGGGCCGGGCATCCTGAACCTGAGCCTGGCGTACAGCGTGGACGGGCCACCCGGCGCGCTGAGCGAGGCGGTGTACCTGCATCTGTGCGAGGTCGTCGGGCGAGCGCTGCGTACGCTTGGCGTGGAGACCCACTGGCAGGCCGTGAACGGCTCGTTCTGCGACGGGCGTTTCAACCTTGCCTGGGGCCCGCCGGGTCAGGCGCGCAAGATCGCCGGAACGGCCCAGTACTGGCGCCGCGCGCCCGCTGCCGCGCAGGCGCCGGATGGCCAGCGCCATCTGGTGCTGGCGCATGCGGTGCTGCTCGTCAGCGCGGACCCGGTCTCGATCACGCAGCGTGCCAATGACTTCGAGGCTGAGGCCGGTACCGGCCGACACTACGATGCCGACAAAGTGGTCAGCGTGCAGCAGGCCATGGGCGCGGCCGACGAGGATGGCGCGGGGCTGATGGAGCAGGTCCTTGGAGCACTGAGGGCGAGCGTGGCCGTCACGCCGCCGCACGCATAG
- a CDS encoding DUF3047 domain-containing protein: MPTSSIWRAHRHAVALLRSLLCGAALLATPALPAQGDQPGIAFSALRPGAELPPDWKNLPVIHGKTMTRYSLVADGNTTVLQADASASASALMHEGNIDLSRTPVATWRWKAQAPIEGANNSEGRKEDAPARLVFFFDGDKHKLSFGERASMQLAKRLGGEDLPYATLMYIWSTTAAPGSVIPNPHTGRVQMIVVSGRPGDAGQWQTLRRNVAQDYEQVFHEPPGKITGYGLLTDTDNTGTATRAWYGDLRFLPAP; the protein is encoded by the coding sequence ATGCCGACCTCGTCAATCTGGCGCGCGCACAGGCATGCGGTAGCGCTGCTGCGCAGCTTGCTATGTGGCGCCGCGCTGCTGGCAACCCCGGCGTTGCCCGCGCAGGGCGACCAGCCTGGCATCGCATTCTCGGCACTGCGTCCGGGCGCCGAGTTGCCGCCTGACTGGAAGAACCTGCCGGTCATCCACGGCAAGACCATGACCCGCTACAGCCTGGTGGCGGATGGCAATACGACCGTCCTGCAAGCCGACGCAAGCGCTTCGGCCTCGGCGCTGATGCACGAGGGCAATATCGATCTGAGCCGCACCCCGGTCGCCACCTGGCGCTGGAAGGCGCAAGCCCCCATCGAAGGCGCCAACAACAGTGAAGGCCGCAAGGAGGATGCCCCCGCGAGGCTGGTGTTCTTCTTCGACGGCGACAAGCACAAGCTCTCGTTCGGCGAACGCGCCAGCATGCAGCTGGCCAAGCGCCTGGGCGGCGAAGACCTGCCCTATGCCACGCTGATGTATATCTGGTCGACCACGGCGGCGCCCGGCAGCGTCATTCCCAATCCGCACACAGGCCGCGTGCAGATGATCGTGGTCTCGGGCCGGCCCGGCGACGCGGGCCAGTGGCAGACCCTGCGCCGCAATGTCGCGCAGGACTACGAACAGGTGTTCCACGAACCGCCCGGCAAGATCACCGGCTACGGCCTGCTCACGGATACCGACAACACCGGCACCGCCACGCGTGCCTGGTATGGCGACCTGCGCTTCCTGCCCGCACCGTAG
- a CDS encoding OsmC family protein yields the protein MTIQATWQPSQGSTICNLTNGNANWQADLDASAGGSPQYPSPHDLLDSALAACTVLTLQLYAKRKNYEVESIHASVTHEEANGRYAMKREVRVTGKLDARILDDLLRVANKCPVHKSLSAEIVIDTTLSS from the coding sequence ATGACTATCCAAGCGACATGGCAGCCGAGCCAGGGCAGCACTATCTGTAATCTGACCAACGGCAACGCGAACTGGCAGGCTGACCTGGATGCTTCCGCCGGCGGCAGCCCGCAGTACCCGAGCCCGCATGACCTGCTGGACTCGGCACTTGCCGCCTGCACCGTACTCACGCTCCAGCTTTATGCCAAGCGCAAGAACTATGAGGTGGAATCCATTCATGCGTCCGTCACCCACGAGGAAGCCAACGGTCGCTATGCGATGAAGCGCGAAGTCCGTGTCACTGGCAAGCTCGATGCCAGGATTCTTGACGACCTGCTGCGCGTGGCCAACAAGTGCCCGGTGCATAAATCATTGTCGGCAGAGATCGTCATCGACACGACGCTCTCCAGCTGA